From a region of the Actinomadura luzonensis genome:
- a CDS encoding S8 family peptidase → MRETFIVLRDLGRTRTAAPFEERAGFGEPGPVSLPHVEVAELTKQDLAGLRRDPAVAALAPPMPTVLPEGPEATAAPLPESEAGAPVTWGVKAVGAPQSSRTGAGTLVAVLDTGIDATHPAFTGMTLTEQDFTGDGPGDKNGHGTHCAGTIFGRTTEGMRIGVAPGVERALVGKVLGDDGKGSTTGIVQGLVWALEHGADLITMSIGVDFFRYWRTLADEQDLPEFLAMSRALQAYRATLRMYDALMRMAASQAATGPGTVVLAANGNASHRELDPDFEVGPELPAAAEGVLGVAAVRRKQSGVLAVADFSNTFAQISGPGVDVVSARAGGGLTSKSGTSMAAPHVAGVTALWWEELRARADGGARAAAVTGALLMNATDKVFDDNADEEDLGAGLAQAPR, encoded by the coding sequence ATGAGAGAGACGTTCATCGTCCTGCGCGACCTCGGCAGGACCAGGACCGCGGCGCCGTTCGAGGAGCGCGCCGGCTTCGGCGAGCCCGGCCCGGTGAGCCTGCCGCACGTCGAGGTCGCCGAGCTGACCAAGCAGGACCTCGCCGGGCTCCGCCGCGACCCGGCCGTGGCCGCGCTGGCCCCGCCGATGCCGACCGTGCTGCCGGAGGGCCCCGAGGCCACGGCCGCGCCGCTGCCGGAGTCGGAGGCGGGCGCGCCGGTCACCTGGGGGGTCAAGGCGGTCGGCGCGCCGCAGTCCTCGCGTACGGGGGCCGGCACGCTGGTCGCCGTCCTCGACACCGGCATCGACGCCACCCATCCCGCCTTCACCGGGATGACGCTCACCGAGCAGGATTTCACCGGTGACGGCCCGGGCGACAAGAACGGCCACGGCACCCACTGCGCGGGCACGATCTTCGGCCGGACGACGGAGGGCATGCGCATCGGCGTCGCGCCCGGCGTGGAGCGGGCGCTGGTCGGCAAGGTGCTGGGCGACGACGGCAAGGGCTCGACCACCGGCATCGTCCAGGGCCTGGTGTGGGCGCTGGAGCACGGCGCGGACCTCATCACGATGTCGATCGGCGTCGACTTCTTCCGCTACTGGCGCACGCTCGCGGACGAACAGGACCTGCCGGAGTTCCTGGCCATGTCGCGGGCGCTGCAGGCGTACCGGGCGACGCTGCGCATGTACGACGCCCTCATGCGGATGGCGGCCTCCCAGGCGGCCACCGGGCCGGGCACGGTCGTCCTCGCCGCCAACGGCAACGCCAGCCATCGCGAGCTGGATCCCGACTTCGAGGTCGGCCCGGAGCTGCCCGCGGCGGCCGAGGGCGTGCTCGGCGTCGCCGCCGTGCGGCGCAAGCAGTCGGGGGTGCTGGCGGTCGCCGACTTCTCCAACACGTTCGCGCAGATCAGCGGGCCGGGCGTGGACGTGGTGTCGGCGCGCGCGGGCGGCGGGCTGACCTCCAAGAGCGGCACCAGCATGGCGGCCCCGCACGTGGCGGGCGTGACGGCGCTGTGGTGGGAGGAGCTGCGGGCCCGCGCCGACGGCGGGGCCAGGGCGGCGGCCGTCACGGGGGCGCTGCTGATGAACGCGACGGACAAGGTGTTCGACGACAACGCGGACGAGGAGGACCTGGGCGCGGGCCTCGCCCAGGCGCCCCGCTGA
- a CDS encoding chorismate mutase has translation MENSQPRPEASVVEELQRLRASIDNLDAALVHLLAERFKCTQEVGRLKAEHRLPPADPEREAQQIRRLRSLAEESRLDPVFAERFLNFIIAEVVRHHELIANSMSETRGR, from the coding sequence ATGGAAAACTCCCAGCCCCGCCCGGAGGCGTCCGTCGTCGAGGAGCTTCAGCGGCTCCGTGCCAGCATCGACAACCTGGACGCCGCCCTGGTCCATCTGCTGGCGGAGCGGTTCAAGTGCACGCAGGAGGTCGGGCGGCTCAAGGCCGAGCACCGGCTGCCGCCGGCGGACCCCGAGCGTGAGGCGCAGCAGATCCGCCGCCTGCGCAGCCTGGCTGAGGAGTCGCGGCTCGACCCGGTCTTCGCCGAGCGGTTCCTGAACTTCATCATCGCCGAGGTGGTCCGCCACCACGAGCTGATCGCCAACAGCATGTCGGAGACCCGCGGGCGCTGA
- a CDS encoding oxidoreductase — MSKVWLITGSSRGFGLALAHAVLDGGGRAVVTARRPEQLAGLVSRYGDRVRVAALDVTDVKAAEDAVRQALDAFGRLDVVVNNAGYATSASIEEMPEEEFRAQFETNFFGVVNVTKAALPVLRRQRSGHFIQFSSIGGRVGGSPGMSAYQSAKFAVEGFSEVLNAEVKPLGVKVTIIEPGGFRTDWGGSSMTALPVGEDYEATVGEMNRYRESTVATWRGDPVRAARIITRVADEDEPPLRLLLGVQAVEMARASSDRRAAEAEQWAEVSRSADFPPGE; from the coding sequence ATGTCCAAGGTCTGGCTCATCACCGGCAGCTCGCGCGGCTTCGGCCTCGCCCTCGCCCACGCCGTGCTCGACGGCGGCGGGCGGGCCGTCGTCACCGCGCGCCGCCCCGAGCAGCTCGCCGGCCTCGTCAGCCGCTACGGCGACCGCGTCCGCGTGGCCGCGCTCGACGTCACCGACGTCAAGGCCGCCGAGGACGCCGTCCGGCAGGCGCTCGACGCGTTCGGCCGCCTCGACGTCGTCGTCAACAACGCCGGCTACGCCACCAGCGCCAGCATCGAGGAGATGCCGGAGGAGGAGTTCCGCGCCCAGTTCGAGACGAACTTCTTCGGCGTCGTCAACGTCACCAAGGCGGCCCTGCCGGTCCTGCGCCGCCAGCGCTCCGGCCACTTCATCCAGTTCTCCTCCATCGGCGGGCGCGTCGGCGGCTCGCCGGGCATGAGCGCCTACCAGAGCGCCAAGTTCGCCGTCGAGGGCTTCTCCGAGGTGCTGAACGCCGAGGTCAAGCCGCTCGGCGTCAAGGTCACCATCATCGAGCCCGGCGGGTTCCGCACCGACTGGGGCGGCTCGTCCATGACCGCACTGCCCGTGGGCGAGGACTACGAGGCGACGGTCGGCGAGATGAACCGCTACCGCGAGAGCACCGTCGCCACCTGGCGCGGCGACCCGGTCCGCGCGGCGCGGATCATCACCCGCGTCGCCGACGAGGACGAGCCGCCGCTGCGCCTGCTGCTGGGCGTCCAGGCGGTCGAGATGGCGCGGGCCTCGTCCGACAGGCGCGCCGCCGAGGCCGAGCAGTGGGCCGAGGTCAGCCGCTCGGCCGACTTCCCGCCCGGCGAGTGA
- a CDS encoding TetR family transcriptional regulator encodes MSQQSRPTRPRDAEATRARLLQAATEEFAAHGIAGARVDRIGAAAGANKALIYTYFGNKEQLFDAVMDVHVTRVLDQVPFTPEDLPGYAGRLFDFLLANPHQLRLATWHRLERSGTGHEPGGLRDSMRQKTEAVAAAQAGGQVPDTLGPEDLLTFTLALASAWTPTSPMAPASGRDAREHRDAVVEAVRRLVAG; translated from the coding sequence ATGTCGCAGCAATCCCGGCCGACCAGACCCCGTGACGCCGAGGCGACGCGCGCCCGGCTGCTCCAGGCGGCCACCGAGGAGTTCGCCGCCCACGGCATCGCGGGCGCCCGCGTCGACCGCATCGGCGCGGCGGCCGGCGCCAACAAGGCCCTCATCTACACCTATTTCGGCAACAAGGAGCAGCTCTTCGACGCGGTCATGGACGTGCACGTCACCCGCGTCCTCGACCAGGTGCCCTTCACCCCCGAGGACCTGCCGGGCTACGCGGGCCGCCTGTTCGACTTCCTCCTCGCCAACCCCCACCAGCTCCGCCTGGCCACCTGGCACCGCCTCGAACGCTCCGGCACCGGCCACGAGCCCGGCGGCCTCCGCGACTCCATGCGGCAGAAGACCGAGGCGGTCGCCGCCGCCCAGGCCGGCGGGCAGGTGCCGGACACCCTGGGCCCCGAGGACCTGCTGACCTTCACCCTGGCGCTGGCCAGTGCGTGGACGCCGACCAGCCCGATGGCCCCCGCGTCCGGCCGCGACGCGCGCGAGCACCGCGACGCGGTCGTCGAGGCCGTCCGCCGGCTCGTCGCCGGCTGA
- a CDS encoding glycoside hydrolase family 43 protein, whose translation MIRNPVLPGFHPDPSILRVGADHYLATSTFEWYPGVRVHHSRDLVHWRPLGGILTERRLLDLSGVPDSGGVWAPDLTYHDGLFHLVYSVSDNYALGYKDVANYLVTAPAIDGPWSDPVRLTGRGFDAALYHEDDRSFLLYMVFDSRPGRGFSGIELRPLHGGKPELILPERDTTEGPHLYHVDGWYYLMVAEGGTGYTHQVTVLRSRTMSGPYEEDPAGPMLTSRHDPGLELQKAGHGCLVRTQDGEWYLAHLVARPYPGRRCVLGRETALQRVVWEDGWPRVAGGVPAVEVQPPALPAHPWEDDDASGSDFSSDFSSDFSRNWSTLRRPASPDWVSADADGLTVRGGQSPYGLRAPSLVARRVTDRTCSLETVLRFTPDGVHQSAGITAYYNSRNWHYLALTTEGLVLTTSDRGVRTERLLGPAAAEVRLRVELDGPVVRFGHGDAYGPDLDATILSDEYADERIDGQIRAFGFTGAFVGLWVQDLAGEGCSARFERIAYRAPGDGSRAGGL comes from the coding sequence GTGATCCGCAACCCCGTCCTGCCCGGCTTCCACCCCGACCCGTCCATCCTGCGGGTGGGCGCGGACCACTACCTCGCCACCTCGACCTTCGAGTGGTATCCCGGCGTGCGCGTCCACCACTCGCGCGACCTCGTGCACTGGCGTCCGCTGGGCGGCATCCTCACCGAGCGCAGGCTGCTCGACCTGTCCGGCGTTCCCGACTCCGGCGGCGTCTGGGCGCCCGACCTCACCTACCACGACGGGCTGTTCCACCTCGTCTACAGCGTCAGCGACAACTACGCCCTCGGCTACAAGGACGTCGCCAACTACCTGGTCACCGCCCCCGCGATCGACGGCCCCTGGTCCGACCCGGTCCGGCTGACCGGCCGCGGCTTCGACGCCGCGCTCTACCACGAGGACGACCGCAGCTTCCTGCTCTACATGGTCTTCGACTCCCGGCCCGGCCGCGGCTTCTCCGGCATCGAGCTGCGACCCCTGCACGGCGGCAAGCCCGAGCTGATCCTGCCCGAGCGCGACACCACCGAGGGCCCGCACCTCTACCACGTCGACGGCTGGTACTACCTGATGGTGGCCGAGGGCGGCACCGGCTACACCCACCAGGTCACGGTGCTGCGGTCCCGCACGATGTCCGGCCCGTACGAGGAGGACCCCGCCGGCCCGATGCTGACCTCCCGCCACGACCCCGGCCTGGAGCTGCAGAAAGCGGGGCACGGCTGCCTGGTGCGGACGCAGGACGGCGAGTGGTACCTCGCCCACCTGGTGGCCCGGCCGTACCCGGGCCGCAGGTGCGTGCTCGGCCGCGAGACGGCGTTGCAGCGCGTGGTCTGGGAGGACGGCTGGCCGCGCGTCGCGGGCGGCGTGCCCGCCGTGGAGGTGCAGCCGCCCGCGCTGCCCGCGCACCCGTGGGAGGACGACGACGCGTCCGGCAGTGACTTCAGCAGTGACTTCAGCAGCGACTTCAGCAGGAACTGGAGCACCCTGCGGCGGCCCGCCTCGCCCGACTGGGTGAGCGCCGACGCCGACGGCCTCACCGTCCGCGGCGGGCAGTCGCCGTACGGGCTGCGCGCCCCCAGCCTGGTCGCCCGACGCGTCACGGACCGGACGTGCTCGCTGGAGACGGTCCTGCGGTTCACACCGGACGGCGTCCACCAGTCGGCGGGCATCACCGCCTACTACAACTCGCGCAACTGGCACTACCTCGCCCTGACCACCGAGGGCCTGGTGCTGACCACGAGCGACCGGGGCGTGCGCACCGAGCGGCTGCTCGGGCCGGCCGCGGCCGAGGTGCGGCTGCGGGTGGAGCTCGACGGGCCCGTGGTGCGCTTCGGCCACGGCGACGCGTACGGCCCCGACCTGGACGCCACGATCCTGTCCGACGAGTACGCCGACGAGCGGATCGACGGCCAGATCCGCGCCTTCGGCTTCACCGGCGCCTTCGTCGGCCTCTGGGTGCAGGACCTGGCGGGGGAGGGCTGCTCGGCGCGCTTCGAGCGGATCGCCTACCGCGCGCCCGGCGACGGGTCGCGCGCCGGCGGGCTGTAG
- a CDS encoding WGxxGxxG family protein codes for MRKTLTGLGLAFFLTLAPAAAATAETPVAPVAHSQVTPAPQDNNNRANDDGGGKAGLWGLLGLLGLLGFAGMKRNHERHEVGTAENVGNRNMRR; via the coding sequence ATGCGCAAGACACTCACCGGACTGGGCCTGGCGTTCTTTCTGACGCTCGCACCGGCCGCCGCGGCCACGGCCGAGACGCCGGTCGCGCCCGTCGCGCACAGCCAGGTCACTCCTGCGCCGCAGGACAACAACAACCGCGCCAACGACGACGGAGGCGGCAAGGCCGGCCTGTGGGGCCTGCTGGGCCTGCTCGGGCTCCTCGGCTTCGCCGGCATGAAGCGCAACCACGAGCGCCACGAGGTCGGCACCGCCGAGAACGTGGGCAACCGCAACATGCGCCGGTAG
- a CDS encoding DUF2382 domain-containing protein — MALQTEIRSLFDCHLVGSDGQSIGQVGQVYLNDRTGEPEWVTVRTGLFGMKQTFVPLTGSHRNGEEIRVPFDKERIKDAPNIDVDGHLSVEEEAQLYRHYGLQPPGAVPQQRSTSPTGERRPDDAKARGMTTPVTPPPATGGMAGTGPTGHRRDMGDMERMRPKDEMGRTRDMGRMGDMGDREIDMTTSEEQLRIGKETVETGRVRLRKYVETENVQETVPLSHEEVVIEREPIRDGDVTGGPYEIGEDEQSITLHEERAVVGKETRPVEHVHVRKESVQHEETVGGQVRKEHIEVDEDGTTRDRRRGDDRPPL, encoded by the coding sequence GTGGCACTGCAGACAGAGATCCGTAGCCTGTTCGACTGCCACCTCGTGGGATCGGACGGGCAGTCCATCGGCCAGGTAGGCCAGGTATACCTCAACGACCGCACCGGCGAGCCGGAGTGGGTCACCGTCCGGACCGGTCTGTTCGGCATGAAGCAGACCTTCGTGCCCCTGACCGGCTCGCACCGCAACGGGGAGGAGATCCGCGTCCCCTTCGACAAGGAGAGGATCAAGGACGCGCCGAACATCGACGTGGACGGTCACCTGTCCGTCGAGGAGGAGGCCCAGCTCTACCGGCACTACGGCCTCCAGCCGCCGGGCGCCGTCCCGCAGCAGCGCAGCACCTCGCCCACCGGCGAACGCCGTCCGGACGACGCCAAGGCCCGCGGGATGACCACGCCCGTCACGCCGCCGCCCGCGACCGGGGGCATGGCCGGCACCGGCCCGACCGGCCACCGGCGGGACATGGGCGACATGGAGCGCATGCGCCCCAAGGACGAGATGGGCCGCACCCGCGACATGGGCCGCATGGGGGACATGGGCGATCGCGAGATCGACATGACCACGTCCGAGGAGCAGCTCCGCATCGGCAAGGAGACGGTCGAGACCGGCCGGGTCCGGCTCCGCAAGTACGTCGAGACCGAGAACGTCCAGGAGACGGTGCCGCTCAGCCACGAGGAGGTCGTCATCGAGCGCGAGCCGATCCGCGACGGCGACGTGACCGGCGGCCCGTACGAGATCGGCGAGGACGAGCAGAGCATCACGCTGCACGAGGAGCGCGCGGTGGTCGGCAAGGAGACCCGGCCCGTCGAGCACGTCCACGTGCGCAAGGAGTCCGTCCAGCACGAGGAGACCGTGGGCGGCCAGGTGCGCAAGGAGCACATCGAGGTCGACGAGGACGGCACGACCCGCGACCGCCGGCGGGGCGACGACCGCCCGCCGCTGTAA
- a CDS encoding glycosyltransferase, with product MNHPHRRLVIVVRADPVICGHSGEARNLAEVALTRGFTDVRLLTWPIPALQAAGLPLKPLDRLLPYSPGITVERPEPVGDYRVPDGRFQAGLTGRLVELLAEGVPTTCLSMYLAPHTSVVVDAVAAARAAGFAPDVHTVAKAVGSDVTNVIASCLRDGRFGAATALFTTFLANDEVVAVSDYTRDEIVAAAGQVDAHCGTSFAEQCRRRVSVSYPPIDSTAFLDLDQNDVDAALARRGLERDGYVLFLSRVTRAKGVYELVTAFAQARCRERVKLVVAGTGPALEHVQALAEEDDRVVFLSDVDDQEKALLMHGCAAYALPTKPEPDFVETFGIALAEKMLAGGGPIITTTTGGTAEAVGDTAVIVAPGDVLGLAAALDRVVLEMSAAERQDLELRARARALRFDRAVVFDDLFPPAPIVEVA from the coding sequence ATGAACCACCCGCATCGCCGTCTCGTCATCGTGGTCAGGGCCGACCCGGTCATCTGCGGCCATTCCGGCGAAGCGCGCAACCTCGCCGAGGTGGCGCTGACCCGTGGGTTCACCGACGTACGGCTGCTGACCTGGCCGATCCCGGCGCTGCAGGCGGCCGGGCTGCCGCTCAAGCCGCTGGACCGGCTGCTGCCCTACAGCCCCGGCATCACCGTGGAGCGGCCGGAGCCGGTCGGCGACTACCGGGTGCCCGACGGGCGCTTCCAGGCCGGGCTCACCGGCCGGCTGGTCGAGCTGCTCGCCGAGGGCGTGCCGACCACGTGCCTGTCGATGTACCTCGCGCCGCACACCTCGGTCGTCGTGGACGCGGTCGCGGCGGCCCGCGCGGCCGGGTTCGCGCCCGACGTGCACACCGTCGCCAAGGCGGTCGGCTCCGACGTGACCAACGTGATCGCCTCGTGCCTGCGCGACGGCCGGTTCGGCGCGGCGACCGCGCTGTTCACCACGTTCCTCGCCAACGACGAGGTCGTGGCGGTCTCCGACTACACCAGGGACGAGATCGTCGCCGCGGCCGGGCAGGTCGACGCGCACTGCGGCACCTCCTTCGCCGAGCAGTGCCGCCGCCGGGTCAGCGTCAGCTACCCGCCCATCGACTCCACCGCCTTCCTCGACCTCGACCAGAACGACGTGGACGCGGCGCTGGCCCGCCGCGGGCTGGAACGCGACGGCTACGTGCTGTTCCTGTCCAGGGTGACCCGGGCCAAGGGCGTCTACGAGCTGGTCACGGCCTTCGCCCAGGCGCGCTGCCGCGAACGGGTCAAGCTGGTGGTCGCGGGCACCGGCCCGGCGCTGGAGCACGTCCAGGCCCTCGCCGAGGAGGACGACCGGGTGGTCTTCCTCAGCGACGTCGACGACCAGGAGAAGGCGCTGCTCATGCACGGCTGCGCGGCCTACGCGCTGCCCACCAAGCCCGAGCCCGACTTCGTGGAGACCTTCGGCATCGCGCTGGCCGAGAAGATGCTGGCCGGGGGCGGGCCGATCATCACCACCACGACCGGGGGCACCGCCGAGGCGGTCGGCGACACGGCCGTCATCGTCGCGCCCGGCGACGTCCTGGGCCTGGCCGCCGCCCTCGACCGGGTGGTGCTGGAGATGTCCGCCGCCGAGCGGCAGGACCTGGAGCTGCGGGCCCGCGCCCGCGCGCTCCGCTTCGACCGGGCGGTGGTGTTCGACGACCTCTTCCCCCCGGCGCCGATCGTCGAGGTCGCCTAG
- a CDS encoding GH92 family glycosyl hydrolase: protein MPLILANVDPFIGTAATDLPPARGLAATWWWPKPQVGNTHPGATSPLGMVSACAYSGAYPTGYGRYAKNTEGVPEEMFERLQASGFTHFQQSGTGAIRKYYNYVRVTPMVQPLDDLNESWPLHDEVAEAGYYAATLDTGIRCELTVGAKIAVHRYTFPEHSSARVVIDLSCGGLDIDLGRTVPVRAQAESMGQGRAQGTVVMEGVPLSVYLEVDSPGWRQMLWYDRRLIHGGTRLDFDSIRHTTLRPFGMLFMGPARAGQTVEVRLGFSLRGCEQARHNLERECAHDSSAFDTVRLRTRARWADHLGRVQVEGGTPARRTVFATSLYHALVKPCFADDESPFWPSPGPFAFDVCTMWDIYKTQLPLLAAIVPDRAADLLESLIRVAEEEGNFPIGYRMARGADRFFRQGSALVHTALADAHVLGRTALDWNWALVHMVGDLRRMYGEDFFEHGVVHPITHTLDLAYAHHCTAKVARALGDRRLADDLERRGRQWTNAFDRDTGLLRDSEFYEGGKWNYSFRLLHDMAARIALAGGDKEFVDKLDRFFGFGARPVRQPGRCPHPVEMAAGYALNRFEGLNNEPDMEAPWAYHYAGRPDRTAEVVHAALTWQFGTGPGGLPGNDDSGGLSSWYVWASIGLFPVAGQSLFLVNAPAFERAVLRTGEGEFVVETSGHRETPIGVDGPDHDPPPQYVQSATLDGEPLHATHLDAATVHRGGVLRLRLGPEPSDWGREIRPPSLSETPPHRR from the coding sequence ATTCCGCTCATCCTCGCGAACGTAGACCCCTTCATCGGCACAGCGGCCACCGACCTGCCTCCGGCACGCGGTCTCGCCGCCACTTGGTGGTGGCCGAAACCGCAGGTGGGCAACACCCATCCGGGCGCCACCTCGCCGCTCGGCATGGTCTCGGCCTGCGCCTACTCCGGCGCCTACCCCACGGGGTACGGCCGCTACGCCAAGAACACCGAGGGCGTGCCCGAGGAGATGTTCGAGCGGCTCCAGGCGTCCGGTTTCACCCACTTCCAGCAGTCCGGCACCGGCGCGATCCGCAAGTACTACAACTACGTCCGGGTCACCCCCATGGTGCAGCCGCTGGACGACCTCAACGAGTCGTGGCCGCTGCACGACGAGGTGGCCGAGGCCGGCTACTACGCGGCCACCCTCGACACCGGCATCCGCTGCGAGCTGACCGTCGGCGCCAAGATCGCCGTCCACCGCTACACCTTCCCCGAGCACTCCAGCGCCCGCGTCGTGATCGACCTGTCCTGCGGCGGGCTCGACATCGACCTGGGCCGCACCGTCCCGGTCCGGGCGCAGGCCGAGAGCATGGGGCAGGGCCGGGCGCAGGGCACGGTGGTGATGGAAGGCGTCCCGCTGTCGGTCTACCTGGAGGTCGACAGCCCCGGCTGGCGGCAGATGCTCTGGTACGACCGCCGGCTCATCCACGGCGGCACCCGCCTCGACTTCGACAGCATCCGGCACACCACGCTGCGGCCGTTCGGCATGCTCTTCATGGGCCCGGCCAGGGCGGGGCAGACCGTCGAGGTGCGGCTCGGGTTCTCGTTGCGCGGCTGCGAGCAGGCCCGCCACAACCTGGAGCGGGAGTGCGCGCACGACTCCTCCGCCTTCGACACCGTGCGCCTCCGCACCCGGGCCCGCTGGGCCGACCACCTCGGCCGTGTCCAGGTCGAGGGCGGCACGCCGGCCCGCCGCACGGTGTTCGCCACGTCGCTGTACCACGCGCTGGTCAAGCCGTGCTTCGCCGACGACGAGAGCCCGTTCTGGCCGAGCCCGGGGCCGTTCGCGTTCGACGTGTGCACCATGTGGGACATCTACAAGACGCAGCTCCCGCTGCTGGCCGCGATCGTCCCCGACCGGGCCGCCGACCTGCTGGAGTCGCTGATCAGGGTCGCCGAGGAGGAGGGCAACTTCCCGATCGGCTACCGGATGGCCCGCGGCGCCGACCGGTTCTTCCGGCAGGGCAGCGCGCTCGTGCACACGGCGCTGGCCGACGCGCACGTGCTCGGCCGCACGGCGCTCGACTGGAACTGGGCGCTCGTCCACATGGTCGGCGACCTGCGGCGCATGTACGGCGAGGACTTCTTCGAGCACGGCGTCGTCCACCCGATCACGCACACCCTCGACCTCGCCTACGCCCACCACTGCACCGCGAAGGTGGCCCGCGCGCTGGGCGACCGCCGCCTGGCCGACGACCTGGAGCGCCGCGGCCGGCAGTGGACCAACGCCTTCGACCGCGACACCGGCCTGCTGCGGGACTCGGAGTTCTACGAGGGCGGCAAGTGGAACTACTCCTTCCGCCTGCTGCACGACATGGCCGCCAGGATCGCCCTGGCGGGCGGCGACAAGGAGTTCGTCGACAAGCTCGACCGGTTCTTCGGCTTCGGCGCGCGGCCGGTGCGGCAGCCGGGCCGGTGCCCGCACCCGGTGGAGATGGCGGCCGGCTACGCGCTCAACCGGTTCGAGGGGCTGAACAACGAGCCCGACATGGAGGCGCCCTGGGCCTATCACTACGCGGGCCGCCCCGACCGCACGGCCGAGGTGGTGCACGCGGCGCTGACCTGGCAGTTCGGCACCGGGCCCGGCGGGCTGCCGGGCAACGACGACTCCGGCGGCCTCAGCTCCTGGTACGTGTGGGCCTCGATCGGGCTGTTCCCGGTCGCCGGGCAGAGCCTGTTCCTCGTCAACGCGCCCGCGTTCGAACGGGCCGTGCTCCGCACCGGCGAGGGCGAGTTCGTCGTCGAGACCAGCGGCCACCGCGAGACCCCGATCGGCGTGGACGGACCCGACCACGACCCGCCCCCGCAGTACGTGCAGTCGGCGACCCTCGACGGCGAGCCCCTGCACGCGACGCACCTCGACGCCGCCACCGTGCACCGCGGCGGCGTCCTCCGGCTCCGGCTCGGCCCGGAGCCGTCGGACTGGGGCCGGGAGATCCGGCCGCCGTCCCTTTCCGAAACACCGCCTCACCGGAGGTAG